TGCTCTAACGCAGTAACTAACTGATTATATTGAGCGATCACAGGATCTTTATTGCCTAATCGATCATAGGTCTTCATTAACGCCAGTCCAACTTGCTCCAATGATGGCTCGAATTGCTGAACCCGATGATATAACGTGAGTGCATCCGTGTGCTGTTCCAGTTCAATATAGTATTGTGCAAGCTGCATGGCGTGGTTACGCCAAAGGGCATGCAAGCGCTGACGCTCCAGTTCGGCCCATACGTAATCATCCTCGCCATAATATTTGCCTTCATATTGATCTGAAGTCTGCCGATGTTCAGCTATTGTAGACGAAGATAATAGAGACAATTGGTTAAGACGACTCTCCCATTCTTCCGCGTCAATTCGGAATTCTCCCGTTTCCAATAGATAACCAAACTGCTGATAGCGAATGAACATCTTGTCTTCGCCCATGAATTCGTTCATCATGCTGCGTAAGCGATGGATGCCACTATGCAGATTGGATATGCCTCTCCGCTCATCCAACTCGGGCCACAACAGTTCAAGCAGCGTGTCCCGCTTAATCGGTTTGTTCCGATGGTGAAGTAAATAGGCGAATAATTCTCTGATCTTGGTTGTTCTGAACTTCATATGTTTTGGCGGCTCATTCGGGTGCAGTTGGACCTGGAGCATTCCCAGACAGCGGATGACCATGGATGGCCCTTCTGTTATATTCAGACTTGCTGGCACCGTTCGGCGTTGATACATCTTCATCGTTTTTTCCAAACGGTCACGCGTTACAGGCTTCATAATATAGTCCAGCACTTCAAGCCCATAGGCCGTCAATGCATGTTCGTTATAGGCTGTTGTAAAAATAACCTCTGTTCCAGGGGAAACCTCATGGATCCGTTCGGTCGCCTCAATCCCGTTCATCCCCGGCATCTGTACGTCCATGAAGACGATTTCCGGCAGATGAAGTTCGATCTGATCGATGGCTTCTTGTGCCGTCAAAAAAGAGCCGATAACTTCACAATCCTCTCTCTCTTCCAACAGTTTGTTCAACCTGCTCAGAGCGAGATATTCATCATCTACCAAAATCACTCTCATATGCACAACTCCTCTGGCTCACTGATCATCCTTTAATCTATAATTTTACCATAAATCCTGATGTGGTACCGCTATCATTCGAATATAGAATTTATGTTCCGGTATTGAAAAAAATGTTCTTCATTACCAGAGGGCATGCAGGAATTTGGAGTAAACTGTCGAAAACTAAAGTCTGCCATGAAACTATTAACCTATAAAAAGATACCCCGATATGTATTGTTGTCGATTCTATTCCTGACTATTTTGCTTGGCTTTCGCTGGATATGGTCTGAGTCTTTCACTATACCCAAACATCCTGAACCCGCTAAAGGCGTGCTGGACCTTCGAGGCTGGGACCTCGCCAACGCTTCACCCATATCCCTGGATGGAGAATGGGAATTTCACCCCCATGCGTTAATCTCTAATCGTGATATTAAAATAGCAGACTCCTCATCCGCACCCATACAAGTTCCCGGTGACTGGCGGAATGTGTTACCCCAATCCTCATCATCATTTGGATATGGAACATACCGTCTTCGCATACTTGTAGATCCATCCGTGAAGGAAGTCTCTCTCTGGGCTCAGAAAATCCAGACTTCATCCATTATCGAGATGAACGGGACCATTGTTGCCGAATTTGGTCAACCCGCCACCCATGCCGAAGCCTATCGACCGGAAAGGACTGCATTTGCGATTTCCTATGCGCTTGACGGTTCCGCCGAAATCAATCTTCTGGTGCAGACAGCTAACTTTGATGACCCTTATAGCGGAGGGATCACACGCTCTCTCTATTTCGGCTCTCCAGAAGCCATTGGAAGTGAACGGGGATTATCTATTGACCTGCAAAAGATTACGTTCGCCATACTGATCTTGCACAGCTTATACGCTTTTGTGATGTTCCTGTTTATCCGCAAGGAACGAGCTCTGCTGACGTTCTCGATGCTAACACTGGTAGCTGCCCTAACGGTCACCTCTGACCATGACAATCTGTTATTGAGTTGGATTCCACTCAACTTCACCTGGATCGTCAAGGCCAAAGCGTTCTCATATCCATTGTTCGCATTCTTTCTTCTACAGATGGCTCGAAGTTTCTCCCATAGTCTACAAGGCCGTAAACTGTTTCGTATCTACGCCAGTGTGCTTGGTGTGTACTGTGTATTTTTGCTGATCGCAC
The window above is part of the Paenibacillus sp. 1781tsa1 genome. Proteins encoded here:
- a CDS encoding response regulator, encoding MRVILVDDEYLALSRLNKLLEEREDCEVIGSFLTAQEAIDQIELHLPEIVFMDVQMPGMNGIEATERIHEVSPGTEVIFTTAYNEHALTAYGLEVLDYIMKPVTRDRLEKTMKMYQRRTVPASLNITEGPSMVIRCLGMLQVQLHPNEPPKHMKFRTTKIRELFAYLLHHRNKPIKRDTLLELLWPELDERRGISNLHSGIHRLRSMMNEFMGEDKMFIRYQQFGYLLETGEFRIDAEEWESRLNQLSLLSSSTIAEHRQTSDQYEGKYYGEDDYVWAELERQRLHALWRNHAMQLAQYYIELEQHTDALTLYHRVQQFEPSLEQVGLALMKTYDRLGNKDPVIAQYNQLVTALEQEAGIRPGLEVELWYQQWKQSNM